The following are encoded together in the Oncorhynchus gorbuscha isolate QuinsamMale2020 ecotype Even-year linkage group LG03, OgorEven_v1.0, whole genome shotgun sequence genome:
- the amigo3 gene encoding amphoterin-induced protein 3 — MLRSQAVTTPLVLNSLLLVLLLQQAGIRAETGVAAEPGVGASESGVGASRCPKGCLCCSDILSCVDKGLKALPSELPAYTTTLDLNHNRLKELKKGSFAALPRLESLRLAHNSLKCLEPGTFWNSSALRQLDLSSNQLEKVEAHYFLELTGLEELLLFNNRIVRVESKALAALGNLRKVYISHNRLTDFPFSIQEDSHPFLATMDLSSNSMSKLPLVDIETLPAALQSGLFLHNNTLICECEMYNMFRRWEQKGFPSVSDFREEHTCLVYGEHKASVKFFHHRRFFEVNLKCSTAVAGALWEPEGSLLVYEGAAVVLDCHTMLKGQQLTYLWVSPHHGAGAPPENNGTLRMHANGSLEIVSAQVEDSGVYWCKVFDGTKRNESWEVNVTVLMRHDETEPFNTGFTTLIGCVATLVLVLMYLYLTPCHCWCHKQPPLPGTPSPANDQCSAQSSILTPTPPATTESPGRKVSNNKHVVFLEPIKEVQNGRLRAATGALSPVSVSGHSITSVFSDSPIVP, encoded by the coding sequence ATGCTCAGGTCTCAGGCTGTAACTACCCCTCTGGTGCTGAACTCTCTCCTCCTAGTGCTCCTACTGCAGCAAGCCGGGATCAGGGCTGAGACAGGGGTCGCGGCTGAGCCCGGGGTAGGGGCAAGTGAGTCTGGGGTCGGGGCCAGTAGATGTCCCAAGGGCTGCCTGTGTTGCTCCGACATCCTCAGCTGCGTCGACAAGGGTCTGAAGGCACTGCCCTCCGAGCTGCCCGCGTACACCACCACCCTGGACCTCAATCACAACCGCCTGAAGGAGCTGAAGAAGGGGAGCTTTGCTGCGCTGCCCCGTCTGGAGTCTCTCCGCCTGGCTCACAACTCTCTGAAATGCCTCGAGCCCGGAACCTTCTGGAACAGCAGCGCGCTACGACAACTGGACCTGTCGTCCAATCAGCTAGAAAAGGTAGAGGCGCACTACTTCCTTGAGCTGACAGGATTGGAGGAGCTGCTGCTCTTCAACAACCGCATCGTGCGCGTGGAGAGCAAGGCCCTGGCGGCGCTCGGCAACCTACGCAAGGTCTACATCAGCCACAACCGCCTCACGGACTTCCCCTTCTCCATCCAGGAGGACAGCCACCCCTTCCTAGCCACCATGGACCTGTCCTCCAACAGCATGTCCAAACTCCCCCTGGTGGACATCGAGACCCTGCCGGCGGCCTTGCAGAGCGGACTCTTCCTCCACAACAACACCCTGATCTGCGAATGCGAAATGTACAATATGTTCCGGCGCTGGGAGCAGAAGGGGTTCCCCTCGGTCAGTGACTTCCGGGAGGAGCACACCTGCCTGGTGTATGGGGAACACAAGGCCTCCGTTAAATTTTTCCACCACAGACGCTTCTTTGAAGTGAACTTGAAGTGCAGCACGGCAGTGGCTGGAGCTCTATGGGAGCCTGAGGGAAGCCTGCTGGTGTACGAAGGAGCCGCCGTGGTTCTGGACTGTCACACCATGCTCAAAGGACAGCAACTAACTTACTTGTGGGTTTCGCCTCACCACGGGGCAGGTGCCCCGCCGGAGAACAACGGCACTCTCCGCATGCACGCCAACGGCAGTCTGGAGATTGTGTCGGCGCAGGTCGAGGACTCCGGCGTGTACTGGTGCAAGGTTTTCGACGGGACTAAGAGGAACGAGTCATGGGAAGTGAACGTGACGGTGTTGATGCGACACGACGAAACCGAGCCCTTCAACACGGGGTTTACGACCCTCATAGGGTGCGTGGCGACCCTCGTTCTGGTCCTCATGTACCTTTACCTGACCCCCTGCCACTGCTGGTGCCACAAGCAGCCCCCTCTGCCGGGTACCCCCAGCCCGGCCAATGACCAGTGCAGTGCCCAGTCCTCAATCCTGACCCCCACCCCGCCCGCCACCACAGAGAGCCCAGGCCGCAAGGTCAGTAACAACAAGCATGTGGTGTTTCTGGAACCCATCAAAGAAGTGCAGAACGGCCGGCTAAGGGCGGCTACAGGTGCGCTGTCCCCAGTCTCGGTTTCAGGCCACTCCATCACCTCAGTCTTCTCAGACTCACCCATCGTGCCATAG